In Mercenaria mercenaria strain notata chromosome 13, MADL_Memer_1, whole genome shotgun sequence, a single window of DNA contains:
- the LOC123530157 gene encoding M-phase inducer phosphatase-like, with product MEMDATDEHFPLSVLSVFTDDEGNTDFNDSFSEVTGTMKPCSYRSRSAKKKLFSNKRTAELGEDDEELSPSMKRFRKNETNLLKFALTNSPIQQTDDNVNCIIRAVDRLTTEVDLVADGSRDYSLPTITGKHGDLKSISAETMADVVANTDMNSGDLMIIDCRYPYEYLGGHIKGAVNLYTKEEVHTLFELTEPAKPRILVFHCEFSSERGPKMYRFLRSCDRELNKDNYPRLNFPEVYLLEGGYKEFYHTHQDLCDPCGYKPMLHKDHASDLRHFRVKSKSWAGGHQRKHPSKSRLSRSCLSF from the exons ACACCGATTTCAATGACTCCTTTTCCGAG GTGACAGGTACAATGAAACCTTGTAGTTACAGATCAAGGTCGGCAAAAAAGAAGTTGTTCTCCAACAAACGTACAGCAGAACTTGGAGAGGATGACGAGGAATTAtccccatccatgaagagattcagaaaaaatgaaacaaacctACTAAAATTTGCGCTCACG AATTCCCCTATACAGCAAACAGACGACAACGTTAACTGCATCATCCGGGCAGTTGACAGACTCACAACGGAAGTAGATCTTGTAGCCGATGGGTCACGTGACTACAGTCTGCCTACCATCACAGGCAAACATGGCGACCTAAAGTCCATTTCAGCCGAAACT ATGGCTGACGTTGTGGCAAATACAGACATGAACTCGGGCGATTTAATGATTATTGACTGCAGGTACCCGTACGAATATCTCGGAGGACACATAAAG GGAGCAGTTAACCTGTATACAAAGGAAGAGGTGCATACATTATTTGAGCTGACTGAGCCTGCCAAGCCACGTATTCTTGTTTTCCACTGTGAGTTTTCATCAGAACGTGGGCCGAAAAT GTACAGGTTTTTAAGGAGTTGTGACAGGGAATTGAATAAGGATAATTACCCTCGTCTGAATTTTCCAGAAGTTTATCTGTTGGAAGGCGGCTACAAGGAATTTTATCACACACACCAG GACCTTTGTGACCCTTGTGGATACAAACCAATGCTGCACAAAGACCATGCTTCAGATCTACGTCACTTCCGGGTCAAATCAAAATCCTGGGCAGGGGGACATCAGCGCAAACACCCTTCAAAAAGTCGGCTATCCCGAAGCTGTTTGTCTTTCTGA